One window from the genome of Verrucomicrobiia bacterium encodes:
- a CDS encoding DUF1328 domain-containing protein yields the protein MLYWTVTFLIVALVAGVLGFGTLAGTAGAIAKVCLVIFIVLFLVSIIRGRKV from the coding sequence ATGCTCTATTGGACTGTCACCTTTTTGATCGTAGCCCTTGTCGCCGGCGTCCTTGGGTTCGGGACGTTGGCGGGAACCGCAGGGGCCATCGCCAAGGTCTGCCTTGTCATCTTCATCGTGCTATTCCTGGTTTCGATCATCCGAGGACGAAAGGTTTGA
- a CDS encoding lmo0937 family membrane protein — MLETIAIVLIILWILGLVSTYTMGGFIHVLLVVALVVIVLRLIRGNKV; from the coding sequence ATGCTCGAAACCATCGCCATCGTCCTGATCATCCTCTGGATCCTCGGCCTGGTCAGTACGTACACCATGGGGGGATTCATCCACGTCCTACTGGTGGTGGCGCTCGTTGTCATCGTGCTCCGGCTCATCCGGGGAAACAAGGTGTAA
- a CDS encoding DUF883 domain-containing protein: MNAKFETPDALRHDSKALADDARELLDATAHVADKKVTEARKRLTTALASVKECARELFQVAEEKAIDGARQADTVVRGHPYESIALALGVGALLGVLLSRRSH; encoded by the coding sequence ATGAACGCCAAGTTTGAAACTCCCGACGCACTGCGGCACGACTCCAAAGCGTTGGCTGATGACGCCCGCGAGCTACTCGATGCCACGGCGCACGTGGCCGACAAGAAGGTCACCGAGGCGCGGAAGCGTCTAACCACGGCCCTCGCATCCGTTAAAGAATGCGCCAGGGAGTTGTTTCAGGTCGCCGAGGAGAAGGCCATAGACGGCGCGCGCCAGGCTGACACCGTGGTCCGCGGCCACCCCTATGAATCTATCGCGTTGGCGCTTGGCGTTGGGGCTTTGCTTGGTGTGCTCCTGTCAAGGCGCAGTCATTAG
- a CDS encoding phage holin family protein, with product MIDSEATDSNLGWTTLRLAQHALAAGGTQLELLMVELQEERERMFRAFALLLGVATLALLVGIAFTASVVVVLWPASRVWPLAILMVVYAGGSAVIYRRLQRLVTSWESLPETLGQLRRDGAALSRRLQ from the coding sequence ATGATCGATTCTGAAGCGACAGACTCCAACTTGGGGTGGACCACCCTGCGCCTGGCGCAGCACGCGCTGGCAGCCGGGGGGACCCAGCTGGAGTTGTTGATGGTGGAGCTGCAGGAGGAGCGAGAGCGCATGTTCCGTGCCTTTGCGCTCCTGCTCGGGGTGGCGACGCTGGCGTTGCTGGTCGGCATCGCCTTCACGGCATCAGTGGTCGTGGTGCTGTGGCCTGCTTCGCGGGTATGGCCCCTCGCGATTTTGATGGTGGTCTACGCCGGAGGCAGTGCGGTCATATACCGGCGCCTGCAACGCCTGGTGACGAGCTGGGAATCCCTCCCTGAAACCCTTGGTCAACTCCGCCGCGATGGCGCGGCCTTGTCGCGCCGCCTTCAATGA
- a CDS encoding SRPBCC family protein, whose translation MKTIEKSITVRVSVTRAYNQWTQFEEFPQFMEGVKEVKQLDEKRLSWKAEIGGKVKAWDAEIFEQIPDRRIAWRSMGGAKNSGMVNFTPVGLNETEVSLALHYDPEGLAENLGDALGLVAARVAGDLKRFKDFIESRAEPVAGWRGEIQGKRILSMGNPP comes from the coding sequence ATGAAGACAATCGAAAAATCAATCACGGTGCGAGTATCCGTAACCCGGGCCTATAACCAATGGACGCAATTTGAGGAATTCCCCCAGTTCATGGAGGGCGTCAAGGAGGTCAAGCAGTTGGACGAAAAGCGTCTGTCTTGGAAAGCGGAGATTGGAGGGAAGGTCAAGGCGTGGGATGCGGAGATCTTCGAGCAAATTCCTGACCGACGCATCGCCTGGCGCAGCATGGGCGGAGCAAAGAACTCGGGTATGGTTAACTTTACCCCCGTCGGCCTCAATGAGACGGAGGTTAGCCTGGCCCTGCACTATGACCCGGAAGGACTGGCCGAGAATCTGGGCGATGCGCTGGGATTGGTGGCGGCCCGGGTGGCGGGCGACCTCAAGCGATTCAAGGACTTCATCGAGTCCCGCGCGGAGCCCGTTGCGGGCTGGCGGGGTGAGATTCAGGGCAAGAGAATCCTGTCCATGGGAAACCCGCCGTAG
- a CDS encoding putative zinc-binding metallopeptidase → MKSFHCDHCGALLAFENVRCLRCDVALGLLPDLLDLSALKAEKTGLFRALAPAAADRSYRRCPNGLQHEACNWYVPVADPEPFCLACRLNEMIPDPTVAGNGERWLRVELAKRRLVYTLLRLGLPLHEVAAVHSPALRFRFLGDVPGAAQVLTGHEAGVITLNIAEADEVERERRRVSLHEPLRTLPAHFRHEAGHFYWGRLVASSAWLEPFRQVFGDETADYAVALEAYHRQGPPLEWLERGVSAYASAHPWEDWAETWAHYLHMVDTLETAAGFGLSVKPRHPAATPLAVDPGPIIQSQADFDAVFANWLPLTLALNSINRGMGLPDLYPFVLAPAAVEKLRFVHSVITEAAAGRT, encoded by the coding sequence ATGAAGTCCTTCCACTGCGATCATTGTGGCGCCCTGCTGGCCTTCGAAAACGTCCGGTGCCTGAGGTGCGATGTCGCGCTGGGCCTTCTACCTGACCTGCTCGATCTGAGTGCGTTGAAGGCCGAGAAGACCGGGCTGTTTCGGGCGCTGGCGCCAGCCGCAGCCGACCGTTCGTACCGGCGCTGTCCCAATGGGCTGCAGCACGAGGCATGCAATTGGTATGTTCCGGTCGCCGATCCGGAGCCTTTTTGCCTAGCCTGCCGGCTGAACGAGATGATCCCCGATCCCACGGTCGCCGGCAACGGCGAGCGCTGGCTGCGGGTGGAACTGGCCAAGCGTCGGCTCGTCTATACCCTGCTGAGGCTGGGCCTGCCCCTGCATGAGGTCGCTGCAGTGCACTCCCCGGCCCTGCGTTTCCGCTTTCTCGGTGATGTGCCGGGGGCCGCCCAGGTGCTGACCGGTCACGAGGCCGGCGTGATCACGCTCAACATCGCGGAGGCCGATGAGGTCGAGCGTGAGCGCCGCCGCGTAAGCCTTCATGAACCGTTGCGCACCCTCCCGGCGCACTTCCGCCACGAGGCTGGCCACTTCTATTGGGGCCGGCTGGTGGCGAGTTCGGCCTGGCTTGAGCCATTTCGCCAAGTGTTCGGAGACGAGACTGCCGACTATGCCGTCGCCCTCGAAGCATACCATCGGCAGGGACCACCGTTGGAGTGGTTGGAGCGCGGCGTGAGCGCCTACGCCAGCGCGCATCCGTGGGAGGACTGGGCGGAGACGTGGGCGCATTACTTGCACATGGTGGACACCCTCGAGACCGCGGCCGGATTCGGCCTGTCCGTGAAGCCCCGGCATCCGGCGGCCACCCCTTTGGCGGTGGACCCGGGCCCGATCATCCAGTCGCAGGCCGATTTCGACGCCGTGTTTGCCAACTGGCTGCCCTTGACCCTGGCGCTGAACTCGATCAACCGCGGGATGGGCCTGCCGGACCTCTATCCATTTGTCCTCGCACCGGCGGCGGTGGAGAAGCTCCGCTTCGTCCACAGCGTCATCACCGAAGCGGCGGCCGGAAGGACGTGA
- a CDS encoding CHASE3 domain-containing protein yields MNFLCQIPTFEMLAVRMRAHRSQLYSALVAVWLTLSIAGVVMAAVSWVRLSESVNAAVAVSNFNDTLDRVFSLVLEAESGQRGYTITGIESFLDPYELALQRLPGELEALTEFSLIDRERQRKVLDLRVLVELRLNQMLEVVQARRTQGFPAAALQIVTGNGEETMDQIRLQIGGMRRDRVGILTRHGATTRQHLNRANITSLVAGVLGVGAGFFAFFLARLSLDHERMERQLAESKLQAEKDSAQKSAFLANMSHEIRTPMNAILGFTDLLSAEVREPRQRRYLTSIRTASESLLQIINDVLDMSKIEAGVVDLHPEPTDPREICEFLHSVFSEQAARRSVQLTCGTAEDLPRALLLDRTRIRQVLVNLVGNAVKFTERGFIRVHIMSEAQAAVGSRITLVIEVEDTGIGIPKDRLDDVFKPFAQTDPRRPQEQEGTGLGLAIVRRLIELMGGTVAVASIEGHGTTFRVRIPDVAVSARLPATQLPASNAAVDFNEFRPATLVVADDNAVNRELIESIFSPTHHALHFGVNGEEALALARALKPDAVLLDIRMPLLDGRETLAAIRQSPGLELVPVVAVTASNLADDEREFREEFDGYVRKPFTPRALFEELAQFLPRAEVPTAAAGSEPLPPTTQPPGGAPTLQRAELAVELHRLESSDWPTVRDGMSMTEVHDFAARLRGLGEDAECAPLVDYAGVLESHAMAYDISALEPELARFPQLISQLEANTV; encoded by the coding sequence GTGAATTTCCTTTGCCAGATCCCAACGTTTGAGATGCTGGCGGTACGGATGAGAGCCCACCGGTCCCAGCTCTACAGCGCACTGGTGGCGGTGTGGCTCACGCTCTCCATCGCCGGGGTGGTGATGGCGGCCGTGAGCTGGGTCCGGCTGTCGGAGTCGGTGAACGCGGCGGTGGCGGTGAGCAATTTTAACGACACCCTGGACCGCGTGTTTTCCCTGGTCCTCGAAGCCGAGTCCGGACAGCGCGGGTACACCATCACAGGAATCGAGAGCTTCCTGGATCCCTATGAGCTGGCGCTCCAGCGGCTTCCCGGTGAACTGGAGGCACTCACTGAGTTTTCCCTGATCGACCGCGAGCGGCAGCGGAAGGTCCTCGATCTGCGCGTGCTGGTCGAACTCCGCTTGAATCAAATGTTGGAGGTGGTGCAAGCCCGACGCACTCAGGGCTTCCCGGCGGCGGCGTTGCAGATTGTCACAGGCAATGGCGAGGAGACAATGGACCAAATCCGCCTCCAGATTGGCGGTATGCGGCGGGACCGGGTGGGGATTCTGACGCGACACGGCGCCACAACGCGTCAACATCTCAATCGGGCCAACATCACCAGCCTGGTCGCTGGCGTCTTGGGCGTGGGGGCCGGGTTTTTCGCGTTCTTCCTAGCGCGGTTGAGCCTGGACCATGAGCGAATGGAGCGCCAACTGGCCGAATCTAAACTGCAGGCGGAAAAGGACAGCGCGCAGAAGAGCGCCTTCCTCGCGAATATGAGCCATGAAATTCGTACGCCGATGAACGCCATCCTCGGCTTCACCGACCTGCTGTCCGCCGAGGTTCGCGAGCCGCGGCAACGGCGGTACCTGACCTCGATTCGGACGGCATCCGAATCACTCCTCCAGATCATCAACGATGTCCTCGATATGTCCAAGATCGAAGCTGGCGTGGTGGACCTGCACCCCGAGCCGACCGATCCCCGAGAGATCTGCGAGTTCCTTCACAGCGTCTTCTCGGAACAGGCTGCCCGCCGGTCCGTGCAGCTCACGTGCGGCACTGCTGAGGACCTTCCGCGGGCACTGCTCCTCGATCGGACCCGGATTCGGCAGGTGCTTGTGAACCTCGTGGGGAACGCAGTTAAATTCACCGAGCGAGGCTTCATCCGGGTCCATATAATGTCGGAGGCACAGGCGGCCGTCGGCAGCCGGATCACCCTCGTGATCGAAGTGGAGGACACCGGGATCGGCATTCCGAAGGACCGGCTCGACGACGTCTTCAAACCGTTCGCCCAGACCGATCCGCGGCGCCCCCAGGAGCAGGAAGGCACCGGTCTAGGCCTCGCCATCGTGCGGCGGCTCATCGAGCTGATGGGCGGCACCGTCGCCGTCGCGAGCATCGAGGGCCACGGGACCACGTTTCGTGTGCGGATTCCCGACGTCGCGGTCTCCGCCCGGCTGCCGGCCACCCAGCTGCCGGCGTCCAATGCCGCGGTGGATTTCAACGAGTTCCGCCCTGCGACGCTGGTGGTGGCGGACGACAACGCGGTGAACCGAGAACTGATCGAAAGCATCTTCTCACCGACCCACCATGCCCTGCACTTCGGGGTCAACGGGGAGGAAGCTCTGGCGCTGGCGCGTGCGCTCAAGCCCGACGCCGTGCTGCTCGACATCCGGATGCCGCTGCTGGACGGAAGGGAGACCCTGGCAGCGATACGCCAGTCCCCGGGTCTCGAGCTCGTTCCCGTCGTAGCCGTGACCGCCTCCAACCTGGCCGACGACGAGCGGGAGTTCCGCGAGGAATTCGATGGGTACGTTCGCAAACCTTTCACTCCCCGAGCGCTGTTTGAGGAGTTGGCGCAGTTTCTGCCGCGGGCCGAAGTTCCAACGGCCGCGGCCGGTTCCGAACCTCTGCCGCCCACGACCCAGCCCCCCGGAGGCGCGCCGACGTTGCAGCGGGCCGAGCTGGCTGTTGAGTTGCACCGGCTGGAATCCAGCGATTGGCCAACGGTGCGGGACGGAATGTCCATGACCGAGGTGCACGATTTCGCCGCCCGGCTTCGGGGCTTGGGCGAGGACGCCGAATGCGCGCCCTTGGTGGACTACGCCGGAGTTCTGGAGAGTCACGCCATGGCCTATGATATCTCCGCACTGGAACCTGAACTGGCTCGTTTTCCCCAACTGATCAGCCAACTGGAGGCCAACACGGTATGA
- a CDS encoding hybrid sensor histidine kinase/response regulator produces MIRPPTAPPTTAPAPPARILIVDDQPANLQVLGGILGLQGYDVVLADNGPTALKRLSLRPPDLVLLDVIMPGMDGFDVCRCIREQPAFTDLPVIFLSAADDKDLTVRALESGAVDYVTKPFNQAELVSRVRTHVALKAARDRLRQLAEDKDELLGVLAHDLKGALGCILMSSQLLVERAEADPKLHRLSHNILETADRTLAFVELFLSNTAVEHALALEPAAVRFGELAAEVVREQTATARFKQLKLRLEPPVSDPVVLADRVALRQVLDNLIGNAVKFSPPGRSIWVTFATDAGHAECRIRDEGPGFTPEDRTRMFRRYSRLSARPTGNEPSTGLGLSIVKKLMRSLGGELRCDSEAGRGATFTVRLARALPGTAKEPQPC; encoded by the coding sequence ATGATCCGCCCACCCACTGCCCCGCCGACCACCGCGCCAGCGCCGCCCGCCCGCATCCTGATCGTGGATGATCAGCCGGCGAACTTGCAGGTGCTGGGAGGCATCCTGGGCCTGCAGGGCTACGATGTCGTGCTGGCAGACAATGGGCCCACGGCGCTCAAGCGCCTGAGCCTGAGGCCGCCCGATCTGGTCCTGCTCGACGTCATCATGCCGGGCATGGACGGATTCGACGTCTGCCGGTGTATCCGCGAGCAGCCCGCGTTTACCGATCTGCCGGTCATTTTTCTTTCCGCCGCGGACGATAAAGATCTCACGGTCCGGGCGCTGGAAAGCGGTGCGGTGGACTACGTGACCAAGCCCTTCAACCAGGCGGAGCTGGTGTCCCGCGTGAGGACGCACGTGGCGCTCAAGGCCGCGCGGGACCGGCTGCGGCAGCTGGCGGAGGACAAGGACGAGCTGCTCGGGGTCCTGGCACACGATCTCAAGGGTGCATTGGGCTGCATCCTGATGAGTTCGCAGTTGCTCGTCGAACGTGCGGAAGCGGACCCAAAGTTGCATCGACTCAGCCACAACATTCTGGAGACCGCCGACCGCACCCTGGCGTTCGTGGAACTATTTCTTTCCAACACGGCGGTCGAGCATGCCCTCGCTCTGGAACCTGCCGCGGTACGTTTCGGGGAGCTGGCCGCCGAAGTAGTGCGCGAGCAGACGGCGACGGCACGATTCAAACAGTTGAAGCTGCGGCTGGAGCCACCGGTATCGGATCCCGTCGTCCTGGCCGACCGCGTAGCCCTGCGGCAGGTGCTGGACAACCTGATCGGCAACGCCGTCAAGTTTTCTCCGCCCGGACGCTCGATCTGGGTGACTTTTGCCACCGACGCAGGTCACGCGGAATGCCGAATCCGGGATGAAGGCCCGGGCTTCACACCGGAGGACCGCACCCGGATGTTCCGACGGTACAGCCGCCTTTCCGCCCGGCCCACGGGCAACGAGCCCAGCACGGGTCTGGGGCTAAGCATCGTGAAAAAACTCATGCGTTCGCTGGGTGGGGAACTTCGATGCGACAGCGAAGCCGGCCGCGGTGCCACCTTCACCGTCCGCCTCGCCAGGGCATTGCCCGGAACCGCGAAGGAACCGCAACCTTGTTGA
- a CDS encoding sigma-54-dependent Fis family transcriptional regulator: MDFLVIDDDRAFRDATSLLIESDEHYAEGAETGAAALQRLKEARFDVALLDLNLGQENGLDVLDTLTKTYPQLPVVMFTAAGSVKTAVEAMRRGAQDYLEKPFTREKFHTVLARLQRLRQLGRRIEQLEVEVREVRSLQPEPVMDFSTPLMQEAMRVLLRAARSPASILILGESGTGKSVVARMVHQHSHLADQPFVTLSCPSLSRELLESDLFGHVKGAFTGAVKDHWGKVKAASGGTLFLDEIGDLPLEIQPKLLRLLQEREYERLGENITRTADVRIVAATNRDLKHRVAEGTFREDLYYRLNVISVEMAPLRTRPEDLMRLANHFLQHFAAQCGRPSMTFDPEAEAAVRAYAWPGNLRELRNAIERAAILAAGDRLSASDLPLELRVESSGEGGKVIQPGAACSLEQLEEVHIRRVLAQSPSLVEAAQILGIDQATLYRKRKKLGLE; this comes from the coding sequence ATGGATTTTCTCGTAATCGACGACGATCGGGCGTTTCGCGACGCCACCAGCTTGCTCATCGAGAGCGACGAGCACTACGCGGAAGGCGCGGAAACAGGGGCCGCTGCGCTGCAACGTCTGAAGGAGGCCAGGTTCGACGTGGCGCTGCTGGACCTCAATCTCGGTCAGGAAAACGGACTCGATGTACTGGACACGTTGACCAAGACCTATCCGCAGTTGCCTGTGGTAATGTTCACGGCGGCCGGCTCGGTCAAGACCGCGGTCGAGGCGATGCGGCGGGGGGCGCAGGACTACCTCGAAAAGCCCTTCACCCGTGAAAAATTCCACACCGTCCTGGCCCGACTGCAGCGGCTGCGTCAACTCGGCCGACGGATCGAACAGCTCGAGGTCGAAGTGCGTGAGGTCCGCTCGCTCCAGCCCGAACCGGTGATGGATTTCAGCACGCCGTTGATGCAGGAGGCGATGCGCGTGCTGCTGCGCGCCGCGCGGTCGCCTGCCTCGATCCTCATCCTCGGTGAAAGCGGTACGGGCAAGAGTGTCGTCGCGCGCATGGTGCATCAGCACAGTCATCTGGCTGACCAGCCGTTTGTGACCCTGAGCTGCCCAAGCCTCTCGCGCGAGCTGCTGGAGAGCGACCTGTTCGGACACGTGAAGGGCGCGTTCACGGGCGCCGTGAAGGACCATTGGGGAAAGGTGAAGGCCGCGTCGGGCGGCACCTTGTTTCTGGACGAGATCGGCGACCTGCCGCTTGAAATTCAGCCCAAGTTGCTGCGCCTGCTGCAGGAGCGGGAATACGAACGCCTGGGCGAGAACATCACCCGCACGGCTGACGTGCGGATCGTCGCCGCCACCAACCGCGACCTGAAACATCGGGTCGCCGAGGGCACGTTCCGGGAGGACTTGTATTACCGGCTGAATGTGATCTCCGTGGAGATGGCTCCGCTGCGGACCCGACCCGAGGATCTGATGCGGTTGGCCAATCATTTCCTGCAGCATTTCGCCGCGCAGTGCGGCCGCCCGTCCATGACGTTCGATCCTGAGGCCGAAGCGGCGGTCCGCGCCTACGCTTGGCCCGGCAATCTGCGGGAGCTGCGCAACGCCATCGAGCGGGCCGCCATCCTCGCGGCGGGCGATCGGCTGTCCGCCAGCGACCTGCCGCTGGAACTGCGGGTGGAGAGCTCGGGCGAAGGGGGCAAGGTCATTCAACCGGGCGCCGCGTGCTCTCTTGAACAGCTCGAGGAGGTTCATATCC